AGTTATCGAGCTCCCGCCCAACCAGCGTGCGAAGCTTGGTAAGCGCCTGATACGGCAGTTGGTTGTCGGCCATTCCAGATACGGCGGTCACCACCTGCTCGTCGATCTGCTGAGGCGTCAGAACGGGAAGCGAGCCACGCATCCCCAGTGACTGAAGGCGCGCGTTCTCCGCAGCTGTCCGCTGCGCCTGCCCCTCAAGCTGCTGTTTCAGCTGCTCTGCTTGGCGCTGTACATCCGGACGCTGCAGTGCTGCCTCCATTCCGCCGACATCCTCGTCCAATGCACCGCCGATTCCTCGAATGCGAGCGTTCTGGAATAGGCGCGCAACGTTGGGGGCTCCTTCAATGGAGGCGTTCAGATCGGCAAGCGCCCTTTGCGTGTTCTCCACAGGCACCCGTGCATCCGGTGCAATTTGCTTCGAGACTCGAACGTAAAGCTCCTCCGCCCTTTTGGCCGTCTTGGGGACGAAGGCGGCAGCGCTCTTCCCCTCAATTCCTTCTAGGATGGTACGTCCTGCTTGCTCTGGACTCATGGCTCGGCCACGTGGAGAGAGTTCCGCCGCGTACTGACCAATCGCCGCGTTGGCGCTATCCGCCTGGTTGCGCGCAAGACGCGCAATCGGACCTGAGCCGCCAGCAACGTTGCCCAACATGGTTTCTGTAGCCTGGGCAAACCTCCCGCCCGTTGCCTGGCCCACACTCGGTGAAGTCCCTGCTGCCGCGAAATCGGAAATCGCCCGCTCCACGTCCTGCGCGGTCACGCGCTCACCCGAAGCATTGCGGCCTCTCAGTGCTCCACGGGTAGCATCTGCGACGGCCTGAGGAACAAAGCCGCTACGCATGCCAGGAAGCGCCGAAGCGACGCCTGGGGCGAAGCCACCAGCCAGCCCAGCGGCTACCTGTGCACCAGTACCACCACCCGCCTCACGAACGGCTGAGCTTGCACCTGTGCCTGCCACTGTGGCAGCGGTCTGCAGGACAGGATTTGCGGCAAAGAACTCGCCGGCAGTCTGGGCAAGCCCTCTGCCACCGCTAGCCGCAGAGCCTGCGCCCAAGGTGAGTGCGGTACCGGTCAGCCCTTCGCCAATGTCTGAAACAATGCGCTGCGCCTTCGTCTGGGGCCGCTGCATGCCCAACTCATCCGCAATCTGCTCGCCGACCTGGCGATACGGGGCAGTCGGAACGAAGCTGTCCCGCCCCGTAGCGATGTCCTCTTCCGTAGGTTCGTGCAGGCGGCGCCGAATCGGATCCACGACATAGTGATTGAAAGCGTCACCGCCAACGGCACCGAGAAGTCCGCCCGCGCCTTGAAGGACTTGGCGCCCGCCGTACTGGCCTAGCCACCGACCTAGGGCGTTGCCTGGTAACTCGGCGGTGCTATCCCAGCTGGACGCTACCTCGCTGAAATCGGGTTTGGCGGCCTGTACGGCAGGGAGCGTCACGATCTCATCGGGCTGGTCGAACTGGTCAAAGACGTTCTGCCCGGTCGAAGAAGCACCCGATGGGGCATCAAACTGATCAAATGGATTTCTTTCCATTGGCTACCTCAGGTATTCGTCTGCGCTAACGCCATACTTCTGTTCGAAGGCAGCACGCATGCTGGGGTTCTTCCTAAGGAAGTCCACCGCCGCTGCGGGAACTGCGGATGCCCCGCGTGGTGCCGCACCGTTGGTTGCAGTGGCCCTACCCACCACACGTTCCGGCGCGTAGTTGTACTCCCGTGCCAGCCCTGAGTACTGCTCTCTGTAGGCGTCGATCTGCGACTTTGCCTGGTCGTGCAGCCCCTTGGCGGAGTTAACAAAGCCAGTTCGCTGCTCTGGGTTCAGTCGTTGACCATCTCGGAGCCTGTTGTACTCGTTGCGGATGCGGTCCGGAACGCCAGCAGCGTTCTGAGCATTCGCGAACTCGCCCTCACGAACCACCGAAGTGGGATCAAGCATGCGCATGTAAGAAAAGATCAACGCAAGATCGTTCTGTGCAGATGGATTCCTCGCAGCCTGAGCGATCTGCTCGTAAGAGTTGACCACTGTCTGGGGGACCTTGGTCTGGGCGATGAACTCTTTCCGCAGCGCCTGCTCCGCCTGAGCCAGATCCCCTGGGGCAGGATTGTTCTTTCGGTCTGCGGGGCCGCCAGGGATAGCTTCTAGCTGTGAGCCATCGGCACTAAAGCGGTAGCCAGACGGAGCTTGGCGCTCCACCTGACGAGCCGAACGATCGGGTCTGAAGCCAATTTCCAGACCCGCAGTTCCCGGCTGCCTCGCCTGGCCTGCTTGCGCAAGCACCTTAGGGACATAGGCACGCGTCTCTGCAGGGGCGGATGCGAGCATGGCATCTACATTGCCGCCTGCGGTGCGCAGGGCGTTGTCGACGTTGCCCGGACCCCAGTTGTACGCAGCCAAAGCAGCACGCGGGTCTGCATACTGGCGAAGCATGGCCTGCAGGTAATCCTTTCCGACACGCTCCTGCTCTGCCGGTGACTGATCGCGGGCCGGAACAACGCCATAGCCCGGATCGCGCAGCGTGCCAGGCATAGTCTGCATGGTGCCTACCGCACCCTTGCTCGATACGGCAGCCGGATTGCCGCCCGACTCAACCTGCATCACTGCCTGTTCCAAACCCGGAATGAGGTCAGAACCCAGCAGCCCCGCGCTGGGCATCTGCAGCTGCGCTGCGTCAGGCGACAGAAGACCGGCACTCGGCAACTGCGGCGCAGCGGCTCCAGAGCCAAGTAGGCCTCCGCTGATGATGTTGCCTTGGAGATCCCGGTATTCCTGGGTATCGGTGTTGCGAATGACATCCAGCAGCCCCTCTTTCCCCGTCCTGGGATCGCGGTAGCCAATCTGGCCCGGCTCCCATTTCGCCTTCGGACTCACCTTCTGCCGGAACTCCTGGGCGCCTACGGGGTCGACACTTGCCCACTGACTCCATGAGCCCTCATTGAGCGATCCGTCTTGGTTCAGCACGCCTCGCTGAGCCTCTTCAATAGCCGCGTTCCGCTGCATGCCTTGGCGAGTCCGAGCGAGGATTTCGTCCTTGTAGCGGGCGTTCTCGGCATCGCTCACGCCTTGATTGACTGAGAGAAGTCCACCTTGGATGCCATTTGCCAATGCGGCGCCAAAGTTGCCTCCGGTCGGCCGGAGCATGGCAAGTCCAGCGGATAGCAGGCTCTGGCGAGCAACCGCGCCTTGGTCCTTCTCGGACAGACCCTGCCATCTCGGCGTGACCCTGCCGAAGAAATTGTGAATGTAGGAGTTCATTTGCTTCCTGTGCTTCTAGGGCGTCTCATGCGCCGGATGGGAGTGGGCGGCGCCACCACTCGATGACGCCGCCCAGGAGCCCGCCCTTGGGTAGTAGAGCCCCTACTACTTATGGCGTTTGGCAGGTGTAAATCGCTCCCGGGCAAATGCGCCCGGGACAAAGAACCCAGAGGAAAGGGCTGGGTTTACTGGCTACCCATTCGCCGTCATGTTCAAGATCCTCCCCACCCCCACATCCCATCCTGTACTCTCGCCGAGCTCCTCCAGCAGGGCATAGCTGGCCCGCTCGAGCCAGTCCCAGAGAATGGATTCGACGGTCGACACTTGCTTCCGATAGGTAGCCTCTCGAACTCCGAAACTGCGCGCGCCGTCCTTGTAGCTACGCCCGACGCCGAGAAGCTTGGCCGCCGCCGCCCTTGCCACTTCAGCTGTATGCCCCATCACGGTCAGATAGAGCTCGACCTTGGGCCAAAGCTCCATCCTCTGTGCTGCATAGACCATCAGCCATGCCTCAAGCGGGCCATCAAGTGACGCGTCGGACAATGCCAGCAGCACTGGCCGCACCGGCCTCACAGTCGGGATGACCAACGCTCCTGCAAAACTGTGGTTCTCCCAGCGCCGTACGCGTCGGACACGCGTAGCGCACGCGTCCGCACGCATGTTCGCTACTTGGTCGAAGTCCTCGGCTGCTTGCCGGTCCTCAGCCTTAAAGGTCCGTAGAGCAGCTGCTCTTGCCCGTGTACCTTTGGGCAGGTATCCGCGAGCGCCCTGAACTACGCGCCCCCTGGTGTGGATGGCTAGCCCCGCTGGATCAAGTGAGCCGTCTTCATCTGGAAGAACCTCCACCCAAGTCGCCTGTGCAGGCAGTGACATGCATGGCCCGCAACCGAAAGCAGCGGCAAGGGCCTTGGAAGCTCGATCCACATTAGTCGACCCCTCCACCCACGGCTTCGACAGCCCTGGAATTTCCGGGGCCTGTACCTGCTTTGGGCTGGCTTTGAACTGTGCTCGACCGTTCAAGGGGCGCCCTCCCTAGAGCAAGGCTTCAGAAGCACTGGAAGCGATGAAGAGCGCGCTCCGCTTGGTATATATCTAGAAGGGTGTACACATAGCGACCTCGAAGGGGTGTGGATAACCGCTTGACTGGCCCACATAGCGACCTCATAGGTCTGTATGTGGGCTAACTCTCTCCGCAGTTGGCCCACATAGCGACCTAATTGGCCCACATAGCGACTAGCCATCGCGCGGTGTCCTCCACAAATTGGGCGCAACGGTCGTAGCTGGCTCGAGGTGCTTGGGAGACTCATCGACCGGGTAGTAGGTCAGAGCGAAAAGGCTGCACATGTTCTTGCCTCCCTTTCTCGTCTCGATGATCCAGCCCGCAACGAGAAGCTCGAGCTTCGCCGCTTGAACTGTCGCCTTGCTTCTCCACCCCCTCAGGGAGAGCATCGACCACGGAATACTCAAATCGCCGTTCTTGCCTGGTCGGTACTGGCGGGCCAGCTCCAGCAAAAGCTTGACGGCATTCCCGGACAGGCGACCGAACTCCTCCGAATCCGAGATTCGGTGCTCAATCCGTAGAAATGGCGGCGTCTGACTTCGTCCAGTTAGCTTCTGGCGAAGCTTCTTGCTTGCTGGTTTGGGGGCCCGCCCAAATGATTGCCCCACCACGGACCGCATATCGCGATCCTCACTTGTGCTGTGCATACACCCCCCAAGGGCATAGGTATGAAGCCGATTAGGGCTTCTTGCGACGTGCCTTCGCGGCCCGCTTCCCGGGGAGGTGCGCCCAGGTCTGTCCGCTACGAACTTGGTTCACCGTGCGAAGGGATATCCCGAGTCGCTTGACCCAGACCTTTGCCGGAATGCTCCCCGCGCTATCGCGGATTGCGCTTGCCTGGTCGGGCGTCAATTTGCAGTACGGTGATCTGCAGCCATACAACGCCAAGTTCTTCCTTGCCTGCCTGGCGCGGTTCTCTTGGGGGGTTACCAAATCCAGGTTGGGCAGCGCGTTGTTACCTGCGTTGGAGTCGAGATGATCAATCTGCATGCCCTCGGGAATAGGTCCGTGAGCGGCTTCCCATACCAATCGGTGTGCGTACCAAGTGACGCGTGTATGGGCCGCCGTTTGGCGCCGTATCACCCTGACGTAGGTGTCCGAAGTCTGGATCCCTACCTCTGATCCATCCCGGTCAAAGATCCGTCCGGTAGAAAGACTGACAAGGAGGCCAGACGACGCGTGTGGAACAAGCTGACCAATAGTCTGCTCCGTCATAGCTGCCCCTCCTCCTGGTCCCCTGGGTCAATCCCCTGTCCCTTTGAGGCGTTCAACGCCTGCCAGGCCCGCTGGACCTCTTGCGGAACGTAGTACTCGATCACCTTGTACGGTCCGTGGTTGTCCTCGTGCATGGCGGGGTAAGCCTCAATGAGCCCACGCTCTACCAATTCCCTGACGGCGCGCCGCGTAGGGGCTGGGCGAGCGCAGCCAGCGGTCCACCCGGCGGCATCCAGAAGACCCGACTGCTCCCGGTTAAGACAGGAAAAATTGAACCCGTTCACGCTGCGACCCCCGTAGAGGCCGCAGCGAGGCGTGCGGGTAGTGTGTAAAGACTATCGAGGTAGACGAATCGACGCGTGCCGATGCTGACCGTCTCAAGAAGACCGGCCTTTGCCAGCTCATATGCCTTGGAGCGACCGATTCCTACCTTCGCGCATTCCGGGATGAAGGGCCGGAAGTCCCGATGTCCATACGTATCCATTGACTGCACCGTGTGGCCGCTGTGCGCGGCGGGTGAGTCGAAATTTATGGATGCGGGACCTAAGGGAACATGCCGTCAAATCTGCAATTTAAGAATTTGGCTCAGCTGAATCAGAATCAGGAATTCCGATTCTGATTCAGTGTCGTCGGCCTACGCCCTCTTCGAGACTGGAGCCAGCTTGGAGATAGCGGCCTCGTCCAAGTCCTCAGTGCTAAAGAAAACCGAGGTTAGCGCGAGCACCAGCGCTCTGTGCGGCGTACCAAACTCCCTCATGAATTTGCTAGTCACTCGCCGGATAAAGCGCAGCCTCCTTACGTTAGAGTCATTCGGCCTCTTTACCTCTGTCTCTAATTCGGCCAGGCGAAGCGCGCCATTGTGGATCGCGTCAAAGACGAGTCCTAGGTCCATCCTGATCCCGTGATAGATAGAGAACCGAATTCGGTTGAACGCGTCCTCTCTTTCATCTTCGTCAAGATCTTCGAAATCACTAGGATGGGCAGCTTGGTAGTTGATCGCGCTGTTGAGCGCAGCGAGATCCAGATCGGGCTGAAAGGGCCAATTCAGGCCACTTTTCTCGTCATAGAACGGTATGAGCAGCTCCCGGAGAGCCTCACAGTGGGCGACCATCCTTTTTGAGGCTTCCTGCCGCTGTTTGGATGTCATCTTTTCGAATGGCTCCAGTTCTGCGAGACCGTGCATCACTACACCGCCAACCCAGTCCTCCAGCGTCCCCGCCCAAATCCCGGGCCTCCGATCTTTTCCCTTCAGGGAATCCAGGCACAGCGCATACTCTGCAGATGCCGTCAGCTTCCGCCAAGCGGCTTCCGCCTCCTGACTCATGAAATATCGGGTCGTACTCATACGCTGCTCCGATGTGGTCTCAAGCCTGGGGCTTCCCGAGCTTCCGACATCCTACCTAGGGCCACTCAGGTGGGCGATAGTGTCGTTCACTAGATCGCGGGCCGCGCGTCTCGCCTGGGCCATTGATCTGAGCTCAGGGCGGTCGGCAGGTGGATTACGCAGCAGGTCTTCTGCAAGCCTCTCGAGACTCCGCCTTGCCTTTTCCCGCGCCCGCTTGGCAGTCTCCCGCTGTGCGCGCTTGAAGCGTCTATCCGCTGCCGCATCGCGCCGACGCTGCCGCTGTCGTCCCGCTATCAGCGCGACCTCAGGAAAGCCAAGAGGAAGCATTTCGTCAGTGTCGTCGTAAGCACTCGCATACCAGTGAATGCCTCGTCGCAGATTGTACGAAGCCTCTTCGAATAGGTGGCAACCCGCGCTAGGTCCCATCGGGTCCTCGACGGGCCGCCAACCGATCTCCTGTGCACGAGTGAGAAGCTGGTCGGCGCCCACCATTTCCGTCACGACTGCGCCTGTGTTGTCGTAGTGGCACAGGCAGAACCTGTCTCGACGGTGCACGGCCAGCCAGTCCATGCAAACGAGTTGATGAGAGATGAGCAAGCGGGGAGCCACCCCCATTGCCAAGAGTTCGTCAATCGGGTCACGGGCCTGAATGGCCGGCTCACCCGTGACGGGATCTTTATCCGTGCTCCCGGAGGCAGCACTTATACTCACGCTATCCATGATCGACTCTCCAATAGTCGGTTGTGGTAGGCCGAGCCAGGGGTTGCCGCCCCTTCCTCGGCCGCTTTGTTTATGCGGTTCTACTGCCTTGCTGGCCCTCCTTAAGGCCCCTCTAAGGTTTAGGCGCGCTTGGCCTTGAAGGCCAGCACGTTAGGTTCTGAAACGCGCAGCTGGTCGAGATAGTCAGACCAAGCCTGCATCATCTTCCGGCGTTCCGGCAGGTGGGTTGCCCGGTTGTAGGCCCGCCCAAGCGGATCCTTTACGGCATGCGCTAACTGATGCTCGATGTAGTCCGGGCGATAGCCAAGCACTTCATCCAGCACCGTTCTTGCCATCGCTCGGAAGCCATGGCCCACCATCGTGTCTGAGTCGAATCCAAGGTTTCGCAGCGCCGCGTTCAGCGTGTTCTCGCTCATAGGTTTTTGGGCACTACGGACACCCGGAAACACGAACTCGCTGCGTTTGGTGTAGGGATACAGGTCCCTCAGCACTTCCACGGCTTGGCTCGAGAGAGGAACGATGTGCGGAGTCTTGGTCTTGCTGGTGACGTAGCGCCACTCTGCCGCTTCAAGGTCGATGTCGGCCCACTTCGCCTGCCTCAGCTCCCCGGGACGGACAAATAGCATTGGGGCTAGCTTTAGCGCGGCCTGTGTGACCAGTGCCCCCTGGTAGCCCCACAGTGCACGCAGAAGGCCACCTATAACGGCAGGGTCGGTCATGCTGGCAAAGTGCTTGGTCTGAGGCTGCTCAAGCGCTCCTGTGAGGTCCTGAGCGGGATTCCGATCAGCACGACCCGTAGCGATGGCGTAGCGGAAGATTCGACCAGCGTGAGCCCTAGCCCGATGGGCAGTCTCGACTACGCCTCGCTGTTCCAGCTTCCTAAGCGCAGCCAGCAGAACCGGCGCAGTGATGTCCCCAACAGGCAGATCCGCCAACCCAGCCAGATCCTTCTCGATCAGCCGACGCTCGCGCACAACGGATCCAGGGGAAAGGCCCTCCTTCGTTCGCTTGGCGAGCAACTCCAACCCGATGGCTCCGAAGGTGTTTGCGGCGCGCTCTCCTTGCACTGCCTTCTCGACCCTTGCCACCTGAGCGGGATTGGCTCCGCCACGCAGCAGCGCACGTAGACGGTCACGTTCGACGCGAGCAGCCTGCAGCGACATTGAGGGGTACTCATCGAGGGTGACGATGCTGGCCCTACCGGCGTACCTATAGCGGTACCGCCAAGCCTTCGACCCTGTTGGACGCACCTCAATGCATAGCCCATTCGAGTCAGCGATACGGTAGGCCGCTGCCTTGGGCTTCAGTGTGCGAACTTTGGTGTCGGTGAGCATGTGAGTCATCCGCCAGTGAGTCAGGGTCGGGAATTACCTACCCTCGACTCACAGCCTGACTCACTTTTTTTGCGGATGCAAGTGGATGCCGACGGATGCCGATGGACGGCTAAGTACCGTAAAAACAGGCTATGCCGGGTGCATCTGGACGCCTCTGGACTTCGCTGGACGTCAATGTGGTGGGCCCATCAGGATTCGAACCTGAAACCAAGGGATTATGAGTCCCCTGCTCTAACCGTTGAGCTATAGGCCCGGCGCAGCCTCACAGTGTAGTGAGGCCTGCAAAGGGTTTCCACTGCGCGCCACTACTGCCCCAGGCGCTGCATCAACCGATCCAACGGCGCACGGTTGTGGTACTCACCGCGCAGGCGGCGCTCGCGCTCGCCACACTGTCCGTTGTCAGCCACCACCAGGTCGGCGCCGCGCAGCAGTACACGTGTTGTGCAGTCACC
The sequence above is a segment of the Stenotrophomonas maltophilia genome. Coding sequences within it:
- a CDS encoding HNH endonuclease signature motif containing protein, translating into MTEQTIGQLVPHASSGLLVSLSTGRIFDRDGSEVGIQTSDTYVRVIRRQTAAHTRVTWYAHRLVWEAAHGPIPEGMQIDHLDSNAGNNALPNLDLVTPQENRARQARKNLALYGCRSPYCKLTPDQASAIRDSAGSIPAKVWVKRLGISLRTVNQVRSGQTWAHLPGKRAAKARRKKP
- a CDS encoding transglycosylase SLT domain-containing protein, encoding MNSYIHNFFGRVTPRWQGLSEKDQGAVARQSLLSAGLAMLRPTGGNFGAALANGIQGGLLSVNQGVSDAENARYKDEILARTRQGMQRNAAIEEAQRGVLNQDGSLNEGSWSQWASVDPVGAQEFRQKVSPKAKWEPGQIGYRDPRTGKEGLLDVIRNTDTQEYRDLQGNIISGGLLGSGAAAPQLPSAGLLSPDAAQLQMPSAGLLGSDLIPGLEQAVMQVESGGNPAAVSSKGAVGTMQTMPGTLRDPGYGVVPARDQSPAEQERVGKDYLQAMLRQYADPRAALAAYNWGPGNVDNALRTAGGNVDAMLASAPAETRAYVPKVLAQAGQARQPGTAGLEIGFRPDRSARQVERQAPSGYRFSADGSQLEAIPGGPADRKNNPAPGDLAQAEQALRKEFIAQTKVPQTVVNSYEQIAQAARNPSAQNDLALIFSYMRMLDPTSVVREGEFANAQNAAGVPDRIRNEYNRLRDGQRLNPEQRTGFVNSAKGLHDQAKSQIDAYREQYSGLAREYNYAPERVVGRATATNGAAPRGASAVPAAAVDFLRKNPSMRAAFEQKYGVSADEYLR
- a CDS encoding tyrosine-type recombinase/integrase — translated: MLTDTKVRTLKPKAAAYRIADSNGLCIEVRPTGSKAWRYRYRYAGRASIVTLDEYPSMSLQAARVERDRLRALLRGGANPAQVARVEKAVQGERAANTFGAIGLELLAKRTKEGLSPGSVVRERRLIEKDLAGLADLPVGDITAPVLLAALRKLEQRGVVETAHRARAHAGRIFRYAIATGRADRNPAQDLTGALEQPQTKHFASMTDPAVIGGLLRALWGYQGALVTQAALKLAPMLFVRPGELRQAKWADIDLEAAEWRYVTSKTKTPHIVPLSSQAVEVLRDLYPYTKRSEFVFPGVRSAQKPMSENTLNAALRNLGFDSDTMVGHGFRAMARTVLDEVLGYRPDYIEHQLAHAVKDPLGRAYNRATHLPERRKMMQAWSDYLDQLRVSEPNVLAFKAKRA